The genomic DNA TCCTTGTCGAGGTCCCATAGGACGCAGACTTGTGCCGTCGACATGAGCCCGCACATCGAAGCGAACAGTCCATGCCGCCACGAGTCCATGACCTTCGTGTATGTATTCATTTGCGCGGCCATGGTGACAATGGAAATTGCGACCGCGTTCGCGTGGACCAGTCTGTGAAGCAAGGGGAATTCCCGTGGGGCAAGGCTAGGTACTAGCTTGTCGACGAGTGCCTGGTATGACTTCGGGACCTTGGATCGTGGGAGCAACGGATTGGCAGCACGCCAGTCTGCGATGCTCTTTGCGAGGGCGAGCTCACCTGGGGCCGCATTCGGCCCGTGGATGTCGTAGCTGTTGAATCCCTCGCTGAACAAGGCTGCCATCTTCGACATCCGCAGCATGGGTGAGTCCTCGGTGTCGGCGAGAAATGCTGCGCGACTCGAGTACTCTGCCGTCGCTCGGGCAAGTACAGCTGGTGAGATGAGCATTGGGGATTCGAGGTTCAGAAGCTTGCCGATCGCGTACAAATTGTCGCCGGCCCCTAAGAGGTAGAAGCGGATCAGTTTGTGCGCACTAGTAAGCGGATCTGGAACGTCGGCCGCCGCATACTGACGATCGACGGCTGCGAGCTCGTGACCGGGTTCGTGATACGGGGAGTACGCCAATTTGTTGATTGTCAACGAAGTGGTGTTGCAGAGAGTGGCCACGATGGCCAAGCTCGGGGGCGTGAGGTCGGTCATGGCAAGTCAGCCTAACGACGAGGCCGACAAACTCCTCGTCGATCTGCTCGCGATCCTCGACGCTGTCGACGTCGACTGATTCCTGAGTCTTGTAAGTCGATGCGACGGCAGAAAGTGATCCGGGTAGGCCCGGCGGGGGACGTCACTTGGGTGCAGCCGCAGGAGTCTCGGTCGATGAGCTGGGATGGCAGTCGATGGGTTTCGGGTGCGATGCCGGGGCCGGCGATTCGCCGCAGAGCTCGTGGACTGCGGCGAGTGACCAAGGGGGTTGGTGGCCGCCGTACAAGCATCCGGCGAGGTGAGCACTGGTGATGCTGCCCGGTATGTGACGCCCGACACCCGGAGCCGGGCGCCCAGATGGTGCCAGACCCACACTCTGCGAGGTCTCTTCTCGACGAAGCGAGTGGTGGTGCACTCGCCTTCAGTCCATCCCTTTGTGCGCACCGATCACCGCGCATTCCTATCACTGAACTGGGCAGAAGACACGTCCCTGTGACGGCCGAAGGGCCACGCCCGCAACGCGATACCGATGCAGCAGCCACGCCGCCGCTGGGTGAGATTCTGACCGCCGACGAGATCGCCCGGTCTGTGGCCCGGGTCGCGTACCCCACCAGCCCGGTGGTGCTGGTGGACGAGGAACTCGCCCTGGCCGCCCCGGCGCGGGCCTACGGTGATTGGCCCGATGCGCTCGCCTGCCGGATCTGGCCGAGAAGCCCCGCACGCTTCTGCCGGAGACCGCCGGCGGCCGCGCGGCGGGCGACCCTGAAGCCGGACCCGGCGCGTAGCGACCACCCCGGCTCGGTTCCCGGCCGCCGGCACCTGAAGGGTGAGATGGTGCGGGTATGACATTGCGGCTGCCGACGACCCTCGCGACCGACTCGAACACTGCGGCGATCGCGGCCCTGACGAGGTATTACGGCCGCCCGTACCTCGGTGACGACGCTTACGTCGGCGCGCACTTCGATTCCTGGTCGAGCACCGGCGACCGTGCCGGGGAGGCGGACCGGTTCACCGCGGACGACCTGGTCGCGGTGACGTTCCTGTCCGTGCAGGTCCCACCGAAAGCGGCGCAGGCGATCCTGCACACCGAGGCGAAGGCGCTGAACGCCCTTCTGACGGCGATAGGCCCGGATCGGGACCTGGTCGACGAACCGGACCCGCTCGCCCCGGGATGGCCCGCCTGGGACCTGGAAACGGCCCTGTGGGCGCTGCCGGGGATCGGACAGACGAAGGCAACGAAGCTGATCGCCCGCAAACGTCCCCGGCTCTACCCGATCTGGGACTCGGTGGTCAGTCAGGTCCTGGGCACTGAGCGATCACATCTGAACCCGGTCCGGGAGGCGCTCCGCGCCGACGACGGCGCGTTGCACCGCCGGTTGCTGTCGCTCCGGGAGGAGGCCGGCCTCCCCGAGGAGATCTCCGCACTGCGGGTGTTCGATGTGATCGCGTGGATGGACGGCAAGAACCGCGGACTCGATAATCACAACGAGTTGGAAAATTGACTCAATAATCTCCCGGCGTACGCGCGATCTGCAGACGACGCGTATGTGACTAGACGATTTGATGGGAACCCGGCCTTCTACGGTGTCTGCATCGCGTAGCAGGGTATCTGAGCTGCATCGCATCGTGTCTCAGTATCTGGTCTGAAACGCGAATCGACCTATCCAGTAGCCGCGTGCTCAACTTGGTCAGACG from Rhodococcus jostii RHA1 includes the following:
- a CDS encoding DUF6308 family protein — encoded protein: MTLRLPTTLATDSNTAAIAALTRYYGRPYLGDDAYVGAHFDSWSSTGDRAGEADRFTADDLVAVTFLSVQVPPKAAQAILHTEAKALNALLTAIGPDRDLVDEPDPLAPGWPAWDLETALWALPGIGQTKATKLIARKRPRLYPIWDSVVSQVLGTERSHLNPVREALRADDGALHRRLLSLREEAGLPEEISALRVFDVIAWMDGKNRGLDNHNELEN